DNA from Actinoplanes sp. SE50/110:
GGCTCAGCCCGCGGCGAGCCGTAGCAGGCGCTGGATCTGGGACTGCCGCTCGCCGGTCATCCTGGTGGCCAGGGCGCGGGCCGGCGGGTATGCCCCCGCGGCGGACTCCAGGCGCAGCGTCTCCATGCCGTTGTGCAGGGTGCCGAGCAGCATGCCGACCGCGGTGCGGTCGAAGTCGGCGCCGTGCCGCGCGGCCAGGTCGGTGAAGTCGGATTCGCGCAGGGCGTGCAGGTCACCGTGCCCGGCGTGCGCGCCGGCCGACGGGTCGGCGGCGGTCGGCTGCGACCACCCGAGCAGCCAGCGCTGCATGGTGCCGCCCTCGGTCCGCCACTGGCCGCGCAGCTCCCCGGCGATCCGGCCGATCTCCGGGTTGCCGGCGTGCTGCTCGGCCAGCGCGGCGACCCGGTCACCCTCGGCGATCTGGGCGAGGCCCATCTGCAGGAACATGACGTCCACGTCGTTGACCGCACCCGACGGGGCCGGGGCTGCGGAGGTGGTGCCGGCGGTGCAGCCACCCAGGAGGGCGGCGGTCAGCAGCAGGGCCGAGGCGGCCCGGCGAACCGGGCCGCTCGGTGTCATCGTCGACGACATGGTTACAGCGCGGTCCACAGAGCCGGCACGTTCGGCGGCTCCCAGCCGTTGATCGCGGTGTGTGCCTGCCGGCACTGATACGACCTACCGGCATAAACGACAACATCGCCGGCTTTGTACGTCGTGCCTGCCGCCCAGGTCGTGGTGCCCGACGTGGGCGGCGGGGTGGTCGGCGACGGCGAGACCGTCGGCGTGGGTGTGGGCGTCGGGGTCGGGGTCGGCGTGGGCGTCGTCGACCCGCCGGTGATGTTCAGGTCCACGCAGGAGTAGAACGCGTTGACCGTGTCCGCGATGTTCCACCGGGCCAGCACGGTCTGCCGCCCGGTGAAGCCTTTCATGCTCACCGTGTGCGACTTGGTCGCCCCCGGTTGCGCTCCGCCGTCGTTGAACGACGCCAGCAGCGTGTTGCCAATGAAGTATTCCCAGGTCGCGGTCGAGTGCCGCGCGGTGAGCACCCAGTTGAAGGTGACCGTCTGCCCGACCGTGGCGGCCGGCCAGCTCTTGCTGTTGTCGTTCAACACGGTGAAACGGCTGCCGCCTCCGTTGCACTGCGTCGAACCCTTCGGTGCTTCCACGCTCTGCGGTTCATAGACGATGTCGCCGCAGCCGGTCACCGCGCCGCTGGCGCAGTTGGCCTGACGGCTCGGTGGTGAGGAGATGTAGCCGTGCGCGAACGCCGGGGTGACGGCCACGAACAGCGATCCGGCGACCGCCGCGACGGTCAGGGCGGGCAGGGTGAATCGACGTCTCATAAGTTGCTCCTTGTGAGGCCACAGGGGACGACGTGTTCATCAAAGTAAATTAAGTCTTGTTAACAGTAAAGATTGTTAAGGTAATTTAAGGTCGCCGATGCCTGATGCCGCCGGTGTGATTAAGTCCGGCTTGACAGATAAGTCGGGCATTTCGCAAGATCTTGGGGCGGCACCGAGGGTGCCGCGGGCGAGGCTGTGAACCGTCAGGCGATTTGGTCGCCGAGGCCTGACGGGGAGCCAGTGGCGAAACCGACGTCCCTGGGGACACCCTGAGGGATGACAAACCCATGCAGAACACCCCGAACCCGGCCACGCTGGCACGGCTGCTCGGCAAGCACACCGAACCCCTGTTCAGCCCGGCCACCCAGGTGTCGGTCGAGGGCCGCTCGGTGCTGGTCACCGGCGCGGGTGGCTCGATCGGCAGCGAGATCGTGCGCCAGGTGCACCGGCTCAACGCCTCCCAGGTGTTCCTCCTCGACCACGACGAGGGCGCCCTGCACGCCCTGCAGCTGGAGCTGCTCGGCCACGGCCTGCTCGACAACGACAGCGTCGTGCTCGCCGACATCCGCGACGAGCAGGTGCTCGACCGGCTGTTCGCACGGATCCGGCCGGACCTGGTCTTCCACGCCGCCGCGCACAAGCACCTGCCGCTGCTGGAGCGCTACCCGGCGGAGGGCATCAAGACCAACATCCTCGGTACGGCGAACGTGGTGCGCGCCGCGGCCCGGGCCGGCGTGCGGGTGTTCGTGAACATCTCCACCGACAAGGCCGCCGCCCCGACCAGCGTGCTGGGCGCCACCAAGCGGATCGCCGAACGGGTCACCTCGGCGTGGGCCGGCGACGCGATGCGGGTCGCCTCGGTCCGGTTCGGCAACGTGCTGGGCAGCCGCGGCTCGTTCCTGCCGACCCTGCACTGGCAGCTGAGCAACAACCTGCCGGTGACCATCACCGACCCGGCCGTCACCCGCTACTTCATGACCATCCCGGAGGCCGCCGCGCTGGTCGTCGAGGCCGGGCAGATGGCCTCGGCCGGCGAGACGTACGTGCTGGACATGGGCGAGCCGATGCTGATCGAGGACGTGGTCCGCCGGATGGCCGCCGCGCTGCGCACCGAGCCGGAGATCGTCTACACCGGGCTGCGGCCGGGCGAGAAGCTGCACGAGGAGCTGCACGACGGGATCGAGATGCTGGGCACCACCGGGCATCCGCGGATCTCGACGGTCACCTCGTACGGGGCGGCCGACCGCGGTCTGCTGTACGACGTCGCCATGCTCGCCGAGCGCCTCGCCGAGCACGACGAGGACCGGCTCCGCGCCGAGCTGCGCTCCCTGCTGCGCGACGCGGCCGGCGTCGACTTCCCGGTCGGTGCGGGCCAGCCGCTGAGCACGGGCGCTCGATGACCATCCACCCGGCCGCCTGGGCCGTCCTCGCCTTCTCCTTCCTGGTCATCCCGGTGCTCTGGGTGCTGATCGACCGGGCCACCCTGATCCGGGCGGGCCTGGCCCGCCCGGTGCCGGCCGGCGCCGAGCCGGTCCAGGACTTCACCGTCCTGGTCCCGATCTACGGCTCGGTGCGGTATCTGGAGAACGTCGACTATCTGGCCCAGTACGGCGGCCGGGTGGTGCTGTGCACGACCGACGGCGAGTCCGCCGAGTTCTACGCCGGGCTGGGCGGGATCGCCGAGCGGCACGGCTTCCGGATCTTCCGCGCCGCCGGGGTGGCCGGCGGCGCCGGGGCCGGCGGCAAGCGGGCCACCTCCGGCACCATCCGCGACCGCCTGGTCCGGGACGCGCTCGAGGTGGCGGTGCACACCCCGTACGTCGTCTGCATCGACGCCGACACCACCACCGAGCGCCCGTTCGGCGAGCTGGTCGGCCAGCTCGTCGCCAACGGGTACGACTTCGCGTCGGTGCCCCTGGTGCCGACCAACGACCGCAGTGCCCTGGGCCGCCTGCAGGCCTACGAGTACCGCACCGCGATGAAGTTGCGGATCATCGCACCCTGGCAGGTCTCCGGCGCCTGTCACGTGGCCCGCACCGAGGCGCACCGCGAGGTGATGCGCCGCCACTCGCTGTTCTTCCAGGGCAACGACGTCGAGGCGGGCCTGCTCGCCGGCGCCCTCGGCCTGCGCGTCGGCCACCTGCCGTTCCACGTCGCCACCAGCGTCCCGGAAACCTTCAAAGCCTGGTACCGCCAGCGCCTGGCCTGGTCCGGCGGCGAGTTCCGGCTCTTCGCCGTCAACGCGCACCTGCTGTTCCGCCACCCCTTCTTCTGGCTGTACGGCAGCGTGATCACCCTGGCCGGCTTCCCGCTGCGCTGGCTCACCCTGGCCACCGGCGGCTGGACCCTGCTGGCCATCTTCGGCCTGCACAGCGCCCTGATCGTCTACATGCACTGGCCGGTGCGCACCCGCTGGCTCGCCCTGATGCCGCTGTACACCCTGTTCAACAGCGTGGTCATGACCCCGCTCGGCGCCTTCTGGTACTTCCGGATGGCGATCGCCGACCGCAACGCCGGCCTGATCCGCACCAACCGGCCGTTCCCGGCAAAGGCCTGAACCAGCCCGGCGCGGCGCAGGGGAAAGGCGGCTCCGCCCCGTCCAGTCCCGCCCCGGCCCCTGCCTCTGCCCGGCCGGCGGCCCGGGCTCCACAGGTGATCGACTACGACGCCGATCGTGTCCGCGTCGCCCGGCCGGCAGCGGCGCCGGCCCGACCCGCGCTACCGGGTGCCGGCCGTCCGCCGCCCTGGCACGATGCGCGCATGACCGACGACGAGCAGACCCGGCATCAGGCGGGCACGACCGACGACGAGCAGACCCGGCATCAGGCGGGCACGACCGACGACGATGTGACGCTGGCCGAGTTCACCGACCTGATGCGGGCGCAGGAGTCCGGTGCGGGCATCCTGGCCACACTCGCCGATGCGGTGCGCCACCCGCGGCCCGATCTTCCGATCGTCGATCTGGGCTGCGGCACCGGACTCGGCACGCTGCGACTGGCCGGGAGTTTCCCGCACCACCGGATGGTCGCGGTCGAGAAGTCGGCGGCGATGCGCGCCGTCCTGTTCTCGCGGATCGCCTACGACGAGTCGTTGCGGCAGCGGATCACGGTGCTGCCCGGCGACCTGTTCACCGCCGACCTGCCGGGGGTGTGGGGTGCGGCCGTCGCCGTCCACCTGGTGTGTCAGCTGGCCCCGGCTCAGCGCGCCGACCTGTGGCGGCTGCTCGCCGGCCACCTCGCGCCCGGCGCTCCGGCTGTCGTCGACCGGCACTACGGCAGCACGGCGACGATGCGGGTCGAGGAACGCCTGGCCTGCCGCACCACGGTCGGCGACTGCACCTACGAGCGCTGGTTCGCGTGCGCACCCGCGGACCACGAGTCGATCACCTACACCGACACGTACCGGGTACTGCGCCACGGCAGGATCCTGGACGAGCGGAGCGTGTCCCGGCGGTCGTGGATCGCCACCGAGGACGACGTGATCGCCGAAGCCGGCCAGGCGGGCCTGACGGTGGCCTGGACCACCGGCGAGTTCCTGGCCCTCACCGTCGAGGAGGGCCGGCTCACACATCCCGGCGCTGGCGGGTGACGACGGCGGGGAGTCGGCGGGACCGCGGTGGTCGTGGCCAGGATGGCGAAGACCGCGACGAGCAGGGCGCCCGTGATCACGATGATGACCGCCGCGGCGGTGAAGCGGGTGAGGACGGCGGCGGCGTCCTTGGCGGAAAGGAAAAGAATGGAATCTTCCGCCCGCCGGCGCGCAGCCGCCGCACCGCAGCGCCTCGCCGAGCAGTTCCCGCACGATCGCCTCGTCGTCAACGACCCGGCAACCGCTGCATGTCCCGACCCCGCGACCACCCGCCGGCGATTCCGGCCGTGGCGGGGAGAACTCTAGGAACCGGTCCGCCGCTCCAGGAAGTCGTAGACGTCCCGGTTGTCCACCCCCGGGAAGGTGCCCGGCGGCAGCGCGGCCAGCAGATGCGAGTGCACCCGGGCGCTGGGCCACGCGTTGCCCGCCCAGCGGTCCACCAGTTGCGCCGGCGGCCGGCGGCAACAGTCCGGGTCGGGGCAGGTGGAGACGGTGCGCCCGGAGACGTCCCCGCCGCGGAACCAACGGGCGTGCTCGTACGGCGTCCCGACGGTCACCGAGAACTCCCCGGACCGGGTCGACTCGACATGCACCGTGCACCAGTAGGTGCCCGCCGTGGTGTCGGTGAACTGGTAGAACGACGAGTACGGATCGTCGGCCTCGAACACCGTCCGGGACGCCCACTTGCGACACACCGGCTGCCCCTCGATCGCCCCGGTGACGTCGGACGGGAAGCGCACGTTGTCGTTCTCGTACGCCTTGTAGACGATCCCGCTCTCGTGCACCCGGGCGAAGTGCACCGGGATCCCGAAGTGGTGGGTGGCCAGGTTGGTGAACCGGTGCGCCGCGGTCTCGTAGCTGACCCCGAACGCGTCCCGGAAGTCGTCGATCGCCAGGGCCCGGTCGGCCTTGGCGGCGGCCAGGAAGTCGACGGCGAACTTCTCCGGCATCAGCAGCGCCGCCGCGAAGTAGTTGACCTCGACCCGCTGGCGCAGGAAGTCGCCGTAGTCGGCCGGGTCGTTGTGGCCGAGCACGAAGTGGCCGAGGGTCTGCAGCACCACGCCGCGCGGGTCGTGGCCCTTCCCGCTGGCCACCTGCGGCAGATAAATTCGGCGATTCTTCAGGTCGGTGACCGACCGCGTCGAGGTCGGCAGGTCGTTCACGTAGTGCAGCGTGAACCCCACCTGGGCGGCGACGTCCAGGATCCCGCGTTGCGACAGCGGGCCGGTGGCATGCCGTACGGAAAGCAGGATCTTGTTGGCCGCGGCCTCGATGTCGGCGAAGTAGTTGTTGCGTTTGCGCATGTCAGCGCGGAGTTGCGCGTTGGCGCGGCGGGCCACCTCGGGGGTGGCGCTCTGCTCGGTGAGCACCCGGTTCAGCTCGCGGTGCAGCCCGATCAGCGACTCGAGGGCGTCGGGCGGCAGCCGCCGGCCGCCCTTGACCACCGGCAGGCCCAGCGCGGAATAAACCGGATTCTGCTGTAGATGGGTCAGCTCGATCTCCAGCGCGGCCCGCCGCGAGGGCGCCTCCGCGCGCAGCAGGTCCTGCATGGGGACGCCGAGCGCCGCCGCGATCGCCTGCAGCACGGAGAGTTTCGGCTCCCGCTTGCCGTTCTCGATCAGCGACAGCTGGGAGGGTGCCCGGCCTACCGCCTCACTGAGCTGGTCCAGCGTCATGCCGCGGGTGCGCCGCAAATGCCGCAGACGCTGCCCGAGAGTGACGAGATCGACGGAGTCAGAAGGTGAAGCGGTCACGGGTTTTAGCTTAACAGAATTTTTTCACTTCTTCTCGCAGGAAAGGCCTTCTGAGGGGCTGGTGTGATCCCTGAGGGTGAAGTTGTTCCAAACGGAACAACGCGACAGGGCACGAAAGAGGGACTTTCTGATGACTGAGCTTGCCGAAACCAGGGGCGGTACCGCTGCGGACCTCACTCAGGCGTGGGCCAGCGACCCCCGGTGGGCGGGTGTCAAGCGCACCTACACCGCCGAGGACGTCGTCAAGCTGCGGGGCACCCTGCAGGAGCGGCACACGCTTGCCGAGCGTGGCGCGGCCAAGCTGTGGGAGCTGCTGCACACCGAGGACTACATCAACGCGCTGGGTTCACTGACCGGCGGCCAGGCGACCCAGATGGTGCGCGCCGGCCTCAAGGCGATCTACCTGTCCGGCTGGCAGGTCGCGGCGGACGCGAACCTGTCCGGCCACACCTACCCGGACCAGTCGCTGTACCCGGCGAACTCGGTGCCCGCGGTGGTCCGGCGGATCAACAACGCGCTGCTGCGCGCCGACCAGATCGACACCTCGAACGGCAAGTACGAGCGTGACTGGTTCGCCCCGATCGTCGCCGACGCGGAGGCCGGCTTCGGTGGCCCGCTCAACGCGTTCGAGCTGATGAAGGCCATGATCGCGGCCGGCGCGGCGGGCGTGCACTGGGAGGACCAGCTGGCCAGCGAGAAGAAGTGCGGCCACCTGGGCGGCAAGGTGCTGATCCCGACCCAGCAGCACATCCGCACCCTGAACGCGGCGCGCCTGGCGGCCGACGTGGCCGGCGTCCCGTCGCTGGTCATCGCCCGTACCGACGCTCTCGCGGCGGACCTGCTCACCTCCGACGTGGACGAGCGTGACAAGCCGTTCGTCACCGGCGAGCGCACCGCCGAGGGCTTCTACCGGGTCACCCCGGGCGACGACGCGGCGATCGCCCGCGGCATCGCCTACGCCGACTACGCCGACATGCTGTGGGTCGAGACCGGCAAGCCGGACCTCGAGTTCGCCCGCAAGTTCGCCGAGGCCGTGCACGCGGTGCACCCCGGCAAGCTGCTGTCGTACAACTGCTCGCCGTCGTTCAACTGGAAGAAGAACCTGGACGACGCCGACATCGCCCGCTTCCAGAAGGAGCTGGGCGCGATGGGGTACAAGTTCCAGTTCGTCACCCTGGCCGGCTTCCACGCTCTCAACCACTCGATGTTCGAGCTGGCCAAGGGCTACGCGGAGAGCGGCATGACCGCCTACGTGAAGCTGCAGGAGGCGGAGTTCGCGGCCGAGGCCGACGGTTACACCGCCACCAAGCACCAGGCCGAGGTCGGCACCGGTTACTTCGACGCCGTCTCCACCGCCCTCAACCCCGAGTCGTCCACCACGGCGCTGTCCGGCAGCACCGAGGCCGAGCAGTTCTGATCTGAGCATGTGAGAGGGCAGGGAGATCTGATCATGGGTGCCGAAGAGATCACCATCACCGGAACCACCGCAGACCGATACTCCGAGATTCTGACCCCCGAGGCCGTCGCGTTCGTGGTGGCACTGGACCGGGAGTTCGGTGCCCGGCGGGTGCAGCTGCTGGAGCGCCGCCGGCGCCGCCGGGCCACCCGCACCACGGACCTGGACTTCCTGCCCTCCACCCGGGCCATCCGCGACGACGCGTCGTGGCAGGTGGCGGCCCCGGCCGCGGACCTGCGCGACCGCCGCGTCGAGATCACCGGCCCGCCCGAGCGCAAAATGACCATCAACGCGCTGAACTCCGGCGCCAAGGTCTGGATGGCCGACTTCGAGGACGCCACCTCTCCCACCTGGGAGAACGTGATCCTCGGCCAGGTCAACCTGAAGGACGCGCTGGACGGCACTCTCGACTGGACGGCCCCCGACGGCCGCCGGTACGAGGTGGGCGCCGACCTGCCCACCATCATGGTCCGCCCGCGCGGCTGGCACCTGCCCGAGTGCCACCTGCGGATCGGCGGCCGCGCGGTCTCCGCGTCGCTGTTCGACTTCGGTCTGTACCTGTTCCACTGCGGGCAGCGGCAGATCGACCGGGGTTCCGGCCCGTACTTCTACCTGCCGAAGCTGGAGTCGCACCTGGAGGCCCGCCTCTGGAACGACGTCTTCGTCTTCGCCCAGGAGCAGCTCGGCATCCCGCGCGGCACGATCCGGGCCACCGTGCTGATCGAGACGATCAACGCGGCCTTCGAGATGGACGAGATCCTCTACGAGCTGCGCGAGCACTCGGCGGGTCTCAACGCCGGCCGCTGGGACTACCTGTTCAGCATGATCAAGAACCGGCCGGACGTGGTCCTGCCCGAGCGGTCCCAGGTCACCATGACCGCGCCGTTCATGCGGGCCTACACCGAACTGCTGGTCAAGACGTGCCACCGGCGCGGTGCCCACGCGATCGGCGGGATGGCCGCGGTCGTCCCCAGCCGTGACCCGGTCGCCGCCAAGCGTGCCCTCAACCAGGTCCGCCAGGACAAGCGCCGCGAGGTCGGCGACGGCTTCGACGGCTCCTGGGTGGCGCACCCCGCGCTGGTCGAGACCTGCCGCGAGGTCTTCGACCAGTGGCTCGGCGACGAGCCGCACCAGATCGTCCGCAAGCGCGACGACGTGCGGGTCGGCGCCGCGGAACTCCTCGATGTGAAGGCCACCGCGGTCGCCGTCGGCGAGGTCGCGCTGCGCAACAACATCAGCGTCTCGCTGCGTTACATCGCCTCCTGGCTGGGCGGCCGCGGCGCGGTCGCGCTCGGCGGACTCATGGAGGACGCCGCCACCGCGGAGATCTGCCGGGCCCAGCTCTGGCAGTGGATCTCGTCGGGCACCCCCACCGACTACGGCGTCCCGGTCACGGCCGCCATGGTCACCCGGATGCTCCGCGAGGAGCTGGACGTGCTCAGCGAGACCGGTGCGCTGGACGAGGAGGCGGCCCGGCTCTTCGGCCAGGCCCGCACGCTCCTCACGGTCCTGCTCACCGAACGGACGTGCCCGGAGTTCCTGACCCTGCCGGCATACCTACGGCACCTGTCGGGCGGGTCGGCTCCGGTCGTCACGAGGGCTACTGTCGCGGCCTGAGTGATGAGGCGAAGCGGGGCAGCCCTCCGACCTGCCCCGCTTCGCCGCGATCTGCGGAAGGGCCGGCGTCCCACCGGGGACGCCGGCCCTTTCCCGCTTCGGAGAACAAGACCTTTCGGGGACGCGCCGCCGCCGGGGTGCAGACCGTATGCTCCCGCGCGGGCCGAGGCCGGCGATCTGGCCGCTGCGCGTCCAGAGCGATCGCCGCCCTCTAATGAGTGCTAGGAGCTGCCGGATCCGGCAAGCTTCTGGCGGGTAGGTAGCCGCCGGCGGATGAGCACTGACGTCCTCTGAACGTGGGAGTTCTTAGTGAAGACCGTGCCGCCGCCGGTCGGCTGGGAGAACAGAATCGCTGATGGGATGTCGTGCCTTTGAGCACTGGTTCATTAGGTCGCTGATGGTTCTCCTGCCGGCTGCAGGCCCGCGTCGTTGCTGGTCGTGGACGGGAGAGCGTGTTGCTGTTCGTGGGTGATGACTGGGCCGAGGACCATCACGACGTCGAGTTGATGGATGGTTCGGGGCGGCGGCTGGCCAAGGCGCGGTTGCCGGAGGGTGTGGCGGGTATCGCCCGGCTGCACGCGTCATGGCCCGCTACGTGCACAACGACCGGCTCGCCGACGCCCTGCAGGGCCAAGCCTTCACCGCGCTACGCGCCTCACCCGGCGCCCGCGCCTACTACGACAGGCAACGCACCCGCGGCATCGGCCACCGACCCGCCCTGCGACAACTCGCCAACCGCCTCGTCGGCATCCTCCACGGCTGCCTCAAAACCAGCACCCCCTACAACGAAACCACCGCCTGGGCACACCACCTCGACCAAGCCGCTTGACACCCCTGGCACATGGGATGTCTTCACTGTCCGTGCGTGGTCACCGTTTCACCCGCAAACCCCGGAACACGCCGCGCCGGGCTCAGCCGCGGTCCTGCCAGGTGCAGAGGCAGACCTTGTTCCCCTCGGGGTCGGCGAGCACCCAGAAGCTCGGCGCGTTCGCGTCACTCACCAGCGTCCCGCCCGCCGCGACCGCCGCATCGATCCGCGTCGGCACCTCGCTCGGGTCGATCCACACGTCGGGATGCCAGCGCTGCCGCGGCTCCTCGCTCCCGGACCGCTGGAACCAGATCGCCGGCAGCGTCCCGGACGGATCGCGCACCTCGTCGTTGACCCCGTCGTGGTCCTGCTGCCGCATCCCGAGCACCGCCGCCCAGAACGGCGCCACCCCGTTCGCCGCGGGAGTGTCCAGCGCCCATTCGAGCCCACCCAGTCCGGCCGGGTCGAGCGCCACCCCGGCTCTGCCGGCCAGCTCCGAGATCGCCTGAGCCAGTCGCAGGTCCCGCCCGGTCACCGCACCCACGTCGTGGCTGCTGGTCCGCACGTCCACGAACCCGTACCGCAGATCCAGATCCGGATGGTGATCCATCTCCTCGGCCACCGCCCCGATCGCGTCGACCAGCGCCAGCCCGGTGGCGAAGTCCCCGGTCCGCAGCCGGGTCCGCAGCACCCCCAGCAGGTAGACCCACCCACCCGGCGCCCGCTCCGCGATCTCCCGCCCACTCAGCTTCGTCATGCCCCCATGCTGTCGCGCCCCGCACCGGTCCCGCGCCCACCCCGCCCCATTCCCACACCCGAGGATCTCCTCACCCCACCCCGCGCCCGTCGACGTAGCCGCCCCGCCCCGCCGTAGTCACCATCTCTGCCGACGCCGTAATGCCGACGCCGCCGCGGTCACCCCCACTGCCGCCGCCGTAGTCAGCGTCACCCCCACTGCCGTCGCCGTAGTCAGCGTCGCCCCCACTGCCGTCGCCGTAGAGTCAGCGTCACCGCCGGCACACCGGGCCAGCCGGTCCGTGCTCGTGACACGGGAGCCGTTCGCGCCGCGACCGGCGGGCCCTATGATCACCGCCGATGGAAAAGCCTATGACGTTCTGGGGCTGGGCGCGGGTGCTCGGTGGGCCCGTCCTGGTCTTCGCGGTTCTCGTGGGGATCGCGTTCTACCAGGGGAATCCACCGGCCAGCCTGAACGGCTGCACCGCCAGACCGGACACGGTCCACGCCATCACCGAGGACCCGGTGCTCCGGCAGCACCCACACGCCACCGACCTCGACGATGCGGTGGAGGAGTCGATGACGTGCGGCGGCGGCGGTGCGGGCCTGGAGATGCCGGCCGCGGACGTGGTCGGCGCCCACCTCTCCGGGCTGGCGTCGAGCGGCACGGTCCGCGCGTTCTATGCCGATCTGGCGCAACGCTCCGGTTGGCAGCCCGACAAACGAACCGCCGGCCTGTTCTCGGCCACCAAGCCGGCCGGCGGCTGCCCCTGGTGGTTCGTGCTGTCGGCGGCCGCCGGCGGCTACCACCTCAGGGTCTTCTACCAGCCCGACGGCGCCCCGGCGGACAGCTGCGCCTGGAAGACCGGCGACGCGATCATCTTCCCGGTGACCGGAGCCTGACGCCCGCGGCCGGGCTGAGTGGCACGGCGGCGCGGCCCGCCGTGTTCCCCCAGCGTGCCGTCGCCATCCGCCGTCCGACCGTCGACCGCGGCCGCCGTCATCCGTCCGGCCACCCACCGCAACCGCCGGCGCCATCAACCGTCCGGCCACCCACCTCGCCCTTTCGCCGATGCCAGTCGGTGCCCGTTTTGCGCACCATGTCAGTGATGCGTACTGCGAACTGGCCGGCCCTGACCTTCGCCACCGGCGCCAGCCTCCTGATCACCGGCCTGTGGCAGGTCGGCCACCCGCTCCTGCCCCTGGCCGAGCTGGTCGCCATGGGAGCGCTCGTCGCGTACGCCGTCATCAATACGACGACCTGGACCGTCCCGCGACGCTGGACCATCGCGGGCCTGTTGTTGCTGGCCGCGGCCTTCTCCGTCGCCGATCCGCTGGCCGACGCCACCGTGGGCAACGACGACTCCCTGATGCCGTGGCTCCCCCGCGAGCTCCTGATCGTCGCCGGCGGAGCCGCTCTGGCCATCGGCCTGCTCCTGCGCTCCGGGCTGCCTCCCCACGCCGGCCCCGGCCTCCCCCGCCTCGTCAAGCTGCTGCCGGCCGCCGCTTTCACCGTGCTCACCGCCGCCGCGGCCGCGAAGCTGAGCGAGACCGATTTCCTGACCACCGCCAGCCCGGCCCGGACGTCCCTGCTCACCGTGACCGCGATGACGCTGTCCGCGGCCGGCCTGGCGATCACCGCCGCACTGGCCGGCCCGCGCCGCAACGCCGCCGCCGCCATCGGCCTGCTGCCGGTCCTCGGGACCCTGATCGGAGCGCTGTTCACGATCGGCACCACCGACGCCCTGAATGCGCCCGTCGTCACCGACCCGAACTTCGCCTCTTGGGCGCCGCTGCAAGCCTCCATCAGCCCGTTCGTCCTCGATCAGGTGCGCGCCGACCGGCTGCACGGGGATCCGGGACCCCGGGCGTGGGAACCCGACGTCATGATGGACCAGCTGGAGCGGGCCGGGGCGGAGCAGGCCCGGACACAGCCGCCCGGGCACTTCTGGCCCGTCATGAACCACCGGCCGGTACCGGCCGCCGTCATCGTGCCCGACGACGAGGTCGTGACCGACCCCGGCCCCTGGCGTGCGGCCGGCGCCGCCCTGCTGCTCGCCGGCCTCGCCTCCCTGGTCACCGCCGCCTTCCCGGCACGGCCCGAGACGTACCTTTACTCCTATCGACTCAGTGGGTAATCTCGGCGCGTCGACACCGATCCACAGGAGACGATGTGACGAACCGTGGGACCACCCGGCGCGGGGTCTTCAGCGCCCTGGCCGGTGCCGCCGCCGCGACCACCCTGCC
Protein-coding regions in this window:
- the aceA gene encoding isocitrate lyase → MTELAETRGGTAADLTQAWASDPRWAGVKRTYTAEDVVKLRGTLQERHTLAERGAAKLWELLHTEDYINALGSLTGGQATQMVRAGLKAIYLSGWQVAADANLSGHTYPDQSLYPANSVPAVVRRINNALLRADQIDTSNGKYERDWFAPIVADAEAGFGGPLNAFELMKAMIAAGAAGVHWEDQLASEKKCGHLGGKVLIPTQQHIRTLNAARLAADVAGVPSLVIARTDALAADLLTSDVDERDKPFVTGERTAEGFYRVTPGDDAAIARGIAYADYADMLWVETGKPDLEFARKFAEAVHAVHPGKLLSYNCSPSFNWKKNLDDADIARFQKELGAMGYKFQFVTLAGFHALNHSMFELAKGYAESGMTAYVKLQEAEFAAEADGYTATKHQAEVGTGYFDAVSTALNPESSTTALSGSTEAEQF
- the aceB gene encoding malate synthase A, with protein sequence MGAEEITITGTTADRYSEILTPEAVAFVVALDREFGARRVQLLERRRRRRATRTTDLDFLPSTRAIRDDASWQVAAPAADLRDRRVEITGPPERKMTINALNSGAKVWMADFEDATSPTWENVILGQVNLKDALDGTLDWTAPDGRRYEVGADLPTIMVRPRGWHLPECHLRIGGRAVSASLFDFGLYLFHCGQRQIDRGSGPYFYLPKLESHLEARLWNDVFVFAQEQLGIPRGTIRATVLIETINAAFEMDEILYELREHSAGLNAGRWDYLFSMIKNRPDVVLPERSQVTMTAPFMRAYTELLVKTCHRRGAHAIGGMAAVVPSRDPVAAKRALNQVRQDKRREVGDGFDGSWVAHPALVETCREVFDQWLGDEPHQIVRKRDDVRVGAAELLDVKATAVAVGEVALRNNISVSLRYIASWLGGRGAVALGGLMEDAATAEICRAQLWQWISSGTPTDYGVPVTAAMVTRMLREELDVLSETGALDEEAARLFGQARTLLTVLLTERTCPEFLTLPAYLRHLSGGSAPVVTRATVAA
- a CDS encoding VOC family protein, which gives rise to MTKLSGREIAERAPGGWVYLLGVLRTRLRTGDFATGLALVDAIGAVAEEMDHHPDLDLRYGFVDVRTSSHDVGAVTGRDLRLAQAISELAGRAGVALDPAGLGGLEWALDTPAANGVAPFWAAVLGMRQQDHDGVNDEVRDPSGTLPAIWFQRSGSEEPRQRWHPDVWIDPSEVPTRIDAAVAAGGTLVSDANAPSFWVLADPEGNKVCLCTWQDRG